CGGCCTCCCATGCCGGCAATTCGGGTTTGGGCAAACGGCCATAGTCGCGGCTGTCCACCACGCGCACCAGGCGCTGAATGTCTTCCAGTTCCTCGAGCATCTCCAGGTTGTTGAGGATCTCGATATCCTCGTAGAGGGCCGGCTCTTCCTTGGCGGGGTTAGCGGTGGTGTGCAGCGGCGGCTGTGGCTGGACCCCCGGCAGGGCCAGCCAGATCAGCACCGCGACGGCGGCCCCGGCGGCGGCCAGGGCGGGCAGACGCCAAAAGCCGGGGGATGGCAAAAAGCGGCGCCAGCCGTTTTGCCGCTTGCGGTCGGCGGCCAGGGCGCTCCGGATGGCGCGTGTCAGATCGGCCTGCTCGGCGCTCGAGCGCTCCGGTGGGGCGAGCGCCGCCTTGGCGGTTTGCAGCAGCTGCGTCAGCCGCTCCTTTTCTTGGCGGCAGGCGCTGCAGCCGGTCAGGTGGTCGTTCAGGGTGGGGCGTTCGGCGGGCGGCAGTTCGCCGTGAACCGCGGCCCACAGAAGCGCCTGGTAGTGGCTGCAGGTTTTCATGGTCTTTTTCTCCTTCGGGCAATCGTCATCGTTCGGCATAGGCCGCCAGGGCCACGCGCAGGGCGCGGGTGGCGCGAAACAGGTGGCTCTTGACGGTCCCCTCGGCGGCCCCCATGATGCGGGCGATATCCCGCAGACTCATCTCCTCCTGGATCTTGAGCTGGAAGACCAGCCGCTGCTTGGGCGGCAGGGTTTTGAGGGCGGCTTTTAGATCGCGCCGCATTTCCCGGTCGCTCAGGCTCTGGAGGGGGTCCGAGCAGGTGTCGCAGGCGGCATTTTCCGCCGGATCGCCCCCGGTCGGTTCCTCCTCGCCGCGCCGGCCTCCGAAGTGCAGCAGCCGCCGCCAGCGCTGCCGCCGTCTGCGCGCATCAAGGCAGGTGTTGACCACGATGCGGTAAAACCAGGTGTAAAAGCGCGCCTCGCCCTTGAAGCCGGGGAGGCTGCGAAAGGCCTTGAGAAAGGCCTCCTGGGAGAGGTCGCGGGCCTCCTCGGGGTCCCCGTCGCACATGCCGTAGGCGATGTGGTAGACTTTCTCCTGGTAGCGGCGGACCAGTT
This is a stretch of genomic DNA from Desulfobacteraceae bacterium. It encodes these proteins:
- a CDS encoding zf-HC2 domain-containing protein, which produces MKTCSHYQALLWAAVHGELPPAERPTLNDHLTGCSACRQEKERLTQLLQTAKAALAPPERSSAEQADLTRAIRSALAADRKRQNGWRRFLPSPGFWRLPALAAAGAAVAVLIWLALPGVQPQPPLHTTANPAKEEPALYEDIEILNNLEMLEELEDIQRLVRVVDSRDYGRLPKPELPAWEAELGHDPRYA
- a CDS encoding sigma-70 family RNA polymerase sigma factor, coding for MVCDKLTAAQPLRAEAPASGGAVSSWTDEALAVRACADDSRATDELVRRYQEKVYHIAYGMCDGDPEEARDLSQEAFLKAFRSLPGFKGEARFYTWFYRIVVNTCLDARRRRQRWRRLLHFGGRRGEEEPTGGDPAENAACDTCSDPLQSLSDREMRRDLKAALKTLPPKQRLVFQLKIQEEMSLRDIARIMGAAEGTVKSHLFRATRALRVALAAYAER